The region TCCGCTCCTCATTTGCCTGTGCGTCCCTCCCTTTCTACCTCCACCTACGTTATCTTCTCCCctctttattttttcccttattatttactccccctcccccccagtTTCCCAATTTTACATTTTCACCACCATTTATGATGCAATTTCATTACAGGGATGGTTCgggttttatataaatttagatttaacttaaagataaattatattattttttctgtaaataagaatGTATTAAACAGGAAAATACCAAGGGTATATAGTTTTAGAATATGCCGTGAGCGATGACAAGAGcaactaaaaaatcaaacataagaTAATGCAAATAGCTTATAACATAGACAAGATTAAGCTCGAGctaaatataatattgaatttgtgatCACAACACTAATTGCACCAGAACTCTTCATTGCTCTCTTAAGAGCGttctttttttccttatctttcttcaactgggatttaaattttatcgagatataatcaaaacttaaattttatatcttatcagatatgttaatataataaattggccgttgtattttaatttatatcattagatatgttaatatttgattttttatcaaattttgttaacaaaaaCTAATGTAATGTACATAAATATAAACTTCAAAATCATTTGATTAtaagtaatttttgaattttgtattattgCATATATTGCGTCATTTTGCTTAGCACAAtttggttaaaaataaaaaaggaggTTGAATTATAATAAAGATTAAAGTTTAATAGCTTAAGTGACAAAAATTAGGATACccaatttattatgaaatgCAAAGTTCAGACACATCATGGTgtaatttattctttaattcaagtttaCAATTTTAATCCAATTACATAGTGATATCGAAATAGACCAGCCTCGTCAAAGTCCAGCATAATTGGGATTGGATTAGAGTTAAAAGGAGATATAAAtactaatttatataatatgtttttattgattttattttcaaattccaaaCACTATGTTGATGAAATAATTTGAAACTCCATCTATCTTATTACCAATTGATACAAATGTTTCCACATTAAAAACaaattgttataaatataatttatttaaaaataaactacaatTATTCTAGTGTTAGTACTCGAATTAAAATTATatcgttaaataattaaaaaataaataataaataattaaattttgtattgctttgattatatttttagacctatattttttagataatttaatttctatactATAATTTTTGtgtgtaataatttaatttttttattattttaattaaatatttatagttttgaatcaatttaataataatctattaaattttaaaaggtGATGGGAATAACACCCTATTAAAACGATTAAACTAGCTTTAAAAATCTTGACATTCTTGAGAAATCATAACTGActcttataaataaataaattaataaataaatcatattaCACGTGTCAAGagaggttttctttttttttttttttctcgtaaTTCTAAAATGCTTGGAGATCCGTATACTTCGCGAAAACAAGGCCATGGCCGTTGAGGATCCAGTCCAAGGCAGCAATTTCGCTCCACGTGTCACCAACCTATTGGCCTGCCCTCCCTATATATACCTCCAACTCACAAGCCTTCAATTCATATCAAAAGCCGACAACGTTCTGGAGATCAACCAGCGGAAGACATATACTACGCAGAGACCCAAATCCGTAATTTCACAAGAGAAGATGTCGAGCAGCCAGTTCAGTGCCGGACAAACCCACGGCCAGGCCCGGGTAATTTCTCCACCTTTAGGACCGTTTTATCCTCGGCTTATTTACTCGTATAAATTACGCTTTTGGTTGTGGATCTGCAGGCCAAGACCGAGGATCTGGTGCAGTCGGCTCAAAGCACTGCCAACGCGGCCTCTGAGAAGTTGGCTGACTCCGGGGACTCCGCCCAGCAGCACAAGGAAGAGGCTGCGGGATTCATCCAACAGGTTCCCGTGGCTCGCTCTTCTCTTATAATTATAAGAATATTACTGTTACGTTATTCTAATAATATCTCGACTCCATGCATGCAGACCGGAGAGCAAGTGGTGCAGATGGCTCAAGGCGCCATTGACGGTGTGAAGAACACACTCGGCATCAATGAGAAGAAGTGATTAAAGAGGGAGTAAAGCTTACTACAATAACTTGGGATTGTTACGGAGAGAACTCTCTTCTTTTGGCGAGCAAGATACATTGCAAGATGCTCATTTGTTTGATTAGtagattttgttttaattaaggTTACTTCTACCTATATATAGGTAGATTGTGAAACCGTTCATTCGATGATTTGAGATCGAGATTTCGTTTAAGAGAGATCCAAATCTATTCATGTAATAAGATAGTGCattgatttttattattgtattctttttcatttgattATCATGAtggtaattatttttcataaatatatataatatgttggtcaatttaaaaattagaaattataagtaataaaaagagaaaataataaatttatatgatattttaaacatttaGGATTCTCATGTGGTAACTAGATTGtatggaaataaaaatgaaaaagagataTAATATAACGcgaaaatggaaaaatgatatttttcaaaaagtaagaaacaaaaacgtgaaaaaatatgtaaataaaaaattttgtaaatttgattttaatataaaaaattacaaaaaatagttattcaatttaaaaataaaatttggtttgAGATGAAATTTCTAACCTCTTTGTGATTTGAAACACGTTTTCAAATCAGAAATgcatttctaatatttttttaataatgtaaaacaatcccaaaatatttttaaaattgttgaaatgacctagaatttttttttgtgtgttttttggcGTTTTAGTATATAAAACATTTCGAAAATGCTGAAACGACatcccaaaatattttcatgcgtCATAGGGTCTAAAAGGAAAATGGggcttaatttgtatattaaaatatatatatgggatatttcttacaattatatatatgtgctaaaaatattttaaataaagataataaattttgtattgaaTTGAACTATTTATTAAACTACATAAGATCAagataaaatctaatttaagaaTAACCTACTGActaatcaagataagattgaccAATTCAAGCTAAagataaattcaattaaattataaggtaattttgaaaattttctaattatCTTTAATGGGTCCAATCTATCTTCACTTGATATATCTTGGGTACTCTTAAtgcatgtttttatattttcaggATACTTCCATTTTTTGAATAGTTTCATAATTTAGAAATGTGTTCATCTCTACAACTGTCttcttatctatatatatttatgtgtgtgtgataataaaaattatgtatatatattatgggaatatatgcacatatatgtgtggagagaaaaaaaatgatgatgaaGTTAAGGTTGCAATCAAATCAAGCTGAGGTTGAGCTCAAGTCTTAAAACTTGGGTCGGGCTTGAGTTTGGTTCATGTGATTAGAGCTCAAGTTTGGCTCAAGCTCTTACTTAAGTTCACCAATAATATTTATGAGCTATTCGTGGATTTCTAATCGAGCACACTTACGAGTCTCTAATTGAGCCTATCAATAAACACAAGTTTTAATCGAATATGTTGATTAGCTTTAACGAGTCAATTTTTACTGAACTTGAGTATGAATTGTTTACAAAGTaattaagtttcaaaattatgtttaaTCTCGACTCCTTTTTCCTTAATGAACGAACTCGAACAAACATTTGTCAAGCTAGATATCAAATTGCTTGTGAATAGCTCGGCTTGATTGCTACTCTAGATGAAGTTAAGGAACTCTcataaattgtattatgtttgattattttcttcatttaaatttattgtgtgttttatttattaagtCATGGTTGATggataatagaatttatatttatatttgttgattggattataaaatttatgtttatatttgattaaataactattttttttatatttttatattaaaaattatatttataaaaaaatctctatatttttttatttaaatttttacttcacatttttatttcttattttttttaaaatgttgttTCTCCATTTTTGTACAATCTAtcctaattatatataaaaaaaattcttatttatggGCGACTCTATCCTTAGTAGGTACACGTAGggagaaaggaaaaatatttgtattattattattattattaaatttaaaattttacacttatttattttttttgaaagtaaaagggtataattgtaactttattttatcttttttttttttaccattattgttactttctttatttttatatttttgttcaaattatgcATTATTACATCTTTACTCCACTATTTAAGGTTGCAAATGAACCAAGCTATTCACAAACGATTTGGTGTTTGACTTGGTAAAATCTCATTCGAGTTCGTTtgtcaaaataaatgaattgaattttaGCTTAATTTTGAAACTTGACTTGTAAATGAGTTGAACTTGAACTTAGTAAATCCCATTTCGTTAAAACTTGTGAACATGTTCGATTAAAGTTTCATAAATATTAACAGGTTTGATTAGAGGATCATAAATATACTTGATTAGAAGTTTGTAAATAGCTAGTGAAAAATctcgtttataaatacattaatatatttatttataattttataaatatattatttaacataaagatatcaaagtttaaattattataatgttattattaaattgaatatgtttaaaattattatatatatattaattttatcatttaacataatataacatACGTATAGATAATAAAACAAGATAGCAAATTAGGTTTAGTCAAACATTGTATAAATAGTTGTCTAAATTAAAAaccttaaaaaatgaaaattatttaagacTGAAGACGATTTAAGACTGAAGATCAACACTTGTCGTTGTTGCAAGCTTCCATCTAGGGTTGAACCACCACCAACTACCGCCTTGTAGTGCCATTGCACACTGCATTTTGCTACTCAATTGTCGTTTGTTGCCGTCTTCTATTACTGTTGCATATCTCTTGTTTTTGCTTGTCGCATTCTTCTCTCCTTATTGTCATCACCACGTAGCCTTCTCACCATCATACAACTTTCTTGAGCTCGCCAACAAGTACTCAAgctcaactaattaattttcgAGCTCAAGCCTAAGTTCAATGAAACTTGATTCAGTTAGGTTCAATTTTATCGCTATTCTTTTATAATGAGATTAAGTGATTagaaaacatttaatataataattattttatgttagtatATTAATGTCGCatcataatttaataaaaatttattatatgtatacGTTTTAAGCGCAAAACGTTTggtagttttaaatttaaaataaaatttattttttattaaacgaCATGTATTCAttacttatatataaataataaatttttattaaattatagaaTCACTTGGCTTGCGTGGAATATTTTCTTAGATGCGCGCGTGACGTGTCAGGAGCGCGGGAGAAGTTGATCAAAATGGATTTGCGCGCGCGATCCCAACGACAAGTTAACCGCCGCATCTCGGGGTCCGTTATGTAATAGCATGGGGTCCCTTCGTCAACGGTCCATTGTTGACCCGCGGGGTAGAGATTAAAGAAGAggtcttttcttctttccaaaaatgccctcaACTGGTATTTGAATGAACAAAGTAGATCAATTCTTTATCTTAAAAATGTTTGGAACGCAAGCAAAATATgagaaagtaaaataaaaaatatttttatataaatattatctttgaaaataaaaaatttatgttgggTAGCAAACAGAGCTTAAAAGTCgatctaaaaaaaatacaaatttaataaaaaataccatATGAAAGTTGACAATGACAATAAAAGAGTTTACGTTAATGCATGTAATATCAATTTTAAGaaagtattaaatgtaataaattttatcatattgataTAGAATTATaatctaataatataattttatgtacCTAGATCATTAATACTCTTTTACCTAAGAAAGTGAGATCATCCTCAATGATAGGGctaagtttaaataaataaacccaaTAGTCTATCGAAAAAAGAAATCCATAAAAACAAATTACATGAGCATGAGGTCATGAGATGATCAAGATTGAGGAACATCATGTCAAGTGATCAAGAGACCCAGATGAGAGATTTGCAAGAGATTGAAGTGGGAGACTCATGAGATACTTGCTTACGAGAGATCTACGAGAGACTTGTAAGAAACTTGTGAAAGATTGAATGACCTCAACACAAGTGATTGAAGCCAAAAATGAGTGACCTCACCTGATAGTCTCTCTAGATGCTTTCAAAAGTCTTTCTTGAAAATTCACGAATCACTTGGAAATTACTATTCGAAAGTTTTTCGTAAGTCAATTATATTTCTGATGTGCTCgcctaaaaatttataaaagagcTCGAAATACTTGAGGAAAATTGTGGCTCTCCCTTTACCTGCCAATCTcttttatcttataaataggAGACCCATCCTTTAAGTTTTAACAAAATGTATGTTTACCACTTTACTTATAATATAACTCTACTTGTTATATGAGACTGACTTAGGTATCAGAGGGTCCGTGAGTGAGATTCACTTGCACCCCTAatcagtttattttttataggtCATTCGCAAACTGATCACTCGTAAACTCTTTTAGACATTTTTTCACATATAAACTCTTTTAGAcattttttcacataaattttttttattattatatcttaactaCAACAAATACATTATAAAGGAtggaaattatatatttaaattgtgaATACATAATAGTAGAGgagaataaattttattttagtatttaaatttatcaaaatctaTTCACTATTATACATTTCATGTGGATATATATGATTGggatatgaaaatattttctcttcaattttatAGTTGAATGGCATGATCCGCAATTACAAAGTCATCCAGGGGTAAATCCGGAATACGGGGGCAGAGATTTGGATGGAGAACGTCAGGACAAGGACGGACCAAGGACCAGGCCCAGAGAGAGAATccagagagaaagggaaggaaagagagaaaattcGAAAAAACTGCAGAAGGTTTGCGCATTTTGGTTGGGAGGAAAATTCGACGTCGCAAATCATCTGCAAACAAGCTTCCATTCCCACGGATCCCTCACAAAGAGAAACACATTTCGAAGATTGAGGGAGAGAAGGAGACACGAAAATCTTCTCTGGTTTTGGCCTAGAAGTTGGGGCGAAATTTGGATCTT is a window of Diospyros lotus cultivar Yz01 chromosome 10, ASM1463336v1, whole genome shotgun sequence DNA encoding:
- the LOC127811246 gene encoding late embryogenesis abundant protein 1-like, with amino-acid sequence MAVEDPVQGSNFAPRVTNLLACPPYIYLQLTSLQFISKADNVLEINQRKTYTTQRPKSVISQEKMSSSQFSAGQTHGQARAKTEDLVQSAQSTANAASEKLADSGDSAQQHKEEAAGFIQQTGEQVVQMAQGAIDGVKNTLGINEKK